A single region of the Labrus bergylta chromosome 10, fLabBer1.1, whole genome shotgun sequence genome encodes:
- the vstm4a gene encoding V-set and transmembrane domain-containing protein 4a → MYFSIVVLVLTKALVTEVCHALNVTVTPGPVVMATEKDNITLSCLVSQRKRSSSVLILRWFFSPLAAPTLSPPPPPPPSPSPSPSPSPSPPSPEPSQVLLVKLGIKKMKIYGNYTRRFTQPKFRLSEEVEGEVYRLRILNLSGPDQGFYTCRVQEIHKHRNTWRASSNGTSTTQLTVHLTHEDPTSEGLWRLFADVYLCAVLICSLGLLSIFLFTLVLTCQYFYRQHRLKASYLLVRCPESSSGETVTSSSSCSSSSPRAQRKDTRQKTDRRITVTPPKLPEEPPPHIPAKVPVAAKRPQKPRRLKKSSTPRVIQDDSLTYAELELVRARPQPPASSTPDPSSSSPDTVYAQILFQERQL, encoded by the exons ATGTACTTCTCTATAGTGGTCCTTGTCCTGACTAAGGCTCTGGTCACAG AGGTCTGTCATGCCCTGAATGTGACCGTGACCCCTGGAcctgttgtcatggcaacagagaaagacaacatCACCCTCTCCTGCCTGGTGtctcagaggaagaggagcagcagtGTCCTCATCCTCCGCTGGTTCTTCTCCCCTCTTGCTGCTCCCACTCTctcaccaccacctcctcctcctccgtctccgTCTCCGTCCCCGTCTCCGTCCCCCTCACCTCCTTCGCCCGAGCCATCTCAGGTACTGCTTGTGAAGTTGGgcataaagaaaatgaagatcTATGGGAACTACACCCGTCGTTTCACCCAGCCAAAGTTTCGTCTGTCTGAGGAAGTGGAGGGAGAGGTGTACCGGTTGCGGATTCTGAATCTGAGCGGGCCGGATCAGGGTTTCTACACCTGTAGAGTTCAAGAgattcacaaacacagaaacacgtGGCGAGCATCATCCAATGGTACCAGCACCACACAGCTGACAG TGCATCTAACTCATGAGGATCCTACCAGTGAAGGACTCTGGCGTTTATTTGcag ACGTCTATTTGTGTGCTGTGCTGATATGCTCGCTGGGCCTTCTTTCCATCTTCCTGTTCACTCTGGTTCTTACATGCCAATACTTTTACAGACAACACAGGCTCAagg CAAGCTATCTTCTGGTCAGGTGTCCAGAGAGCAG CTCGGGAGAGACTGTAAccagctccagcagctgctccagctcctccccAAGAGCCCAGAGGAAAGATACAAGACAGAAAACTGACAGAAGAATTACAGTAACACCACCTAAACTACCCGAGGAGCCACCGCCACACATACCAGCCAAAG tgccTGTTGCTGCAAAGAGACCTCAGAAGCCCAGAAGGTTAAAGAAGAGCTCTACT cCTCGAGTAATACAGGATGATAGTCTGACATATGCAGAACTGGAGCTGGTCAGAGCGCGTCCACAGCCCCCTGCCTCCTCCACTCCTGACCCCTCATCCTCCAGCCCAGACACGGTGTACGCTCAGATCCTCTTCCAGGAGAGACAGCTGTGA